Proteins co-encoded in one Quercus robur chromosome 8, dhQueRobu3.1, whole genome shotgun sequence genomic window:
- the LOC126695122 gene encoding syntaxin-61-like has translation MPSAQDPFYVVKEEIQESIDKLQSTFHQWERIPSGTGEQLHLTKELLASCESIEWQVDELDKAIAVAARDPSWYSIDEVELEKRRRWTSTARMQVGTMKKAVEAGKESNGTGTTGLSGMRRELMRMPDSHKADGSNHYNAQDNDDFIASESDRQLLLIKQQDEELDELSASVERIGGVGLTIHEELLAQEKIIDELGMEMDSTSNRLDFVQKKVAMVMKKAGAKGQIMMILFLVVLFIILFILVFLT, from the exons ATGCCTTCTGCTCAAGATCCATTTTATGTAGTGAAAGAGGAGATTCAAGAATCT ATTGATAAGTTGCAATCCACTTTTCACCAATGGGAGCGTATTCCTTCTGGTACTGGAGAGCAATTACATCTCACAAAGGAACTGCTTGCTAGTTGTGAGAGCATTGAATGGCAG GTGGATGAATTGGACAAAGCAATTGCTGTAGCAGCTAGAGATCCATCTTGGTATAGCATTGACGAGGTGGAACTTGAAAAGCGAAGAAGATGGACCAGCACTGCTCGAATGCAG GTGGGCACCATGAAGAAAGCAGTAGAAGCTGGAAAAGAGTCAAATGGGACTGGCACTACTGGTTTGAGTGGAATGCGCCGTGAATTAATGAGGATGCCAGATTCTCACAAGGCAGATGGATCTAATCACTACAATGCCCAAGATAATGATGACTTCATAGCATCAGAATCAGATAGGCAGCTGCTGCTGATAAa GCAGCAGGATGAAGAGTTAGATGAACTTAGTGCAAGCGTAGAGAGAATTGGAGGTGTTGGGCTTACTATACATGAAGAGCTCCTTGCACAG GAGAAAATTATAGATGAATTGGGTATGGAAATGGACAGTACATCAAATCGTCTTGATTTTGTTCAG AAAAAGGTGGCTATGGTCATGAAGAAGGCTGGTGCGAAGGGCCAGATCatgatgatattgtttttggtggtTCTGTTTATCATCTTATTCATTCTGGTCTTTTTGACCTAG